A stretch of Leptolyngbya subtilissima AS-A7 DNA encodes these proteins:
- a CDS encoding SDR family NAD(P)-dependent oxidoreductase gives MVEATSPSTLVALVTGANRGIGLEVTRQLAQAGMTVILGSRDSAKGEAAAAPMIQAGLGVLPQPLDVTDPASIARLAEFVEQRFGRLDVLVNNAGILYDTWQQASNADLAVVQEAIATNTLGPWRMAQAFLPLLKLSPRGRIVNVSSGAGALSSMGAGTPAYSTSKAALNAFTRLLAAEL, from the coding sequence AGCAACCTCTCCCTCAACCCTTGTTGCCCTGGTCACTGGGGCCAACCGGGGCATTGGCTTAGAAGTTACCCGCCAGCTCGCCCAGGCGGGGATGACGGTAATTTTGGGCAGCCGCGACTCAGCCAAAGGAGAAGCTGCCGCCGCGCCGATGATTCAGGCTGGTTTGGGGGTTTTGCCCCAGCCCTTGGATGTGACTGACCCAGCCAGCATTGCCCGCCTGGCCGAGTTCGTAGAGCAGCGGTTCGGCCGCCTCGATGTGCTGGTCAACAATGCAGGCATTCTTTACGACACGTGGCAGCAGGCCAGCAATGCCGACCTGGCGGTGGTGCAGGAGGCGATCGCCACCAATACGCTCGGCCCCTGGCGCATGGCTCAGGCGTTTTTGCCCCTGCTCAAACTCAGCCCGCGCGGTCGCATCGTCAATGTTTCTAGTGGAGCCGGGGCGTTGAGCAGCATGGGGGCAGGCACCCCGGCCTACAGCACCTCTAAAGCGGCCCTAAATGCGTTTACCCGACTGCTGGCTGCTGAGCTATAG